A window of Diadema setosum chromosome 2, eeDiaSeto1, whole genome shotgun sequence contains these coding sequences:
- the LOC140242754 gene encoding uncharacterized protein has protein sequence MAVTRGYFATSMLVLLATARLAVTSGNVSPICTSTCEDPAANELNSGTVPCSITPTCASGNPVPLAGAPGSPRNVTLQSDATPGPDNRYYLSITSQWYTSEDRISELTGFEVNVLCLDSGCSSSESCFTMSFNRTLTPADAGIKFSVRCLFGNFSIPEKEYSVIARSLPRNIKDSNRVEERISLPSCSEDGRVALCRVSMVDWELKKPEISLLGPRTVVVNTRAAAEDRDYLDVRYEVYLQNSYTLYDEPIGPEYTDISHYEAEFDDVPDGTYRALMKVSECDDCRLYTSSRTITIPALYEPPLRESSSPPPSTATTHTSQTPREDSSYNIPSPPGFAPILYVISGCLGGILLVLIVTAMACSKKLHDACCGVVIGRRNGPVIEPSFRSSIHSNNGRYELATDTDTMYIGRLSNSHHDYYLDSSVVDNPSMIPQTAHEDWKHNEKNLLRESNRYAEMIGQGRGDSISTTALDIQSTVTVPSSVQMDSGFRTCSDIAEEDGERVLSLALTDIGESV, from the exons ATGGCTGTAACAAGAGGATACTTTGCTACTTCAATGCTGGTGCTGTTGGCTACAGCGCGTTTGGCTGTAACCAGCGGCAACGTCTCTCCTATCTGTACCAGTACGTGCGAG GACCCGGCCGCCAATGAACTCAATTCAGGCACAGTTCCGTGTAGCATCACTCcga CTTGCGCATCTGGCAATCCTGTGCCTCTTGCTGGAGCTCCGGGAAGCCCGAGAAATGTCACTCTTCAGTCCGATGCTACACCCGGGCCTGATAACCGCTACTACCTCAGCATTACTTCTCAGTGGTATACCTCAGAGG ATCGCATTAGCGAGTTGACCGGCTTCGAGGTGAATGTCCTATGTCTGGATTCGGGCTGCTCGTCGAGTGAGTCGTGCTTCACCATGAGTTTCAACCGGACTTTGACACCGGCGGATGCAGGG ATTAAATTCTCAGTGAGATGTCTCTTTGGCAACTTTTCAATTCCTGAGAAGGAGTACTCGGTAATAGCTCGGAGTTTACCGCGAAACATCAAAGATTCAAACAGGGTGGAAGAGAGAATCAGTTTGCCAA GTTGTAGCGAAGATGGTAGAGTTGCATTGTGTCGTG TGTCCATGGTAGATTGGGAGCTGAAAAAGCCGGAGATCTCCCTGCTAGGACCACGAACTGTAGTCGTCAATACGCGGGCAGCCGCTGAAGACCGGGATTATCTTGATGTGCGATACGAGGTGTACCTCCAGAATAGCTACACATTATATGATGAGCCAATTGGCCCTGAGTACACCGACATT AGTCATTATGAGGCGGAATTCGATGACGTTCCTGATGGCACCTACCGTGCTTTG ATGAAGGTGAGCGAATGCGATGATTGCAGATTATATACGTCATCGAGAACCATCACGATACCag CTCTGTACGAGCCACCTCTTCGTGAATCATCCTCTCCGCCGCCTAGTACTGCCACAACTCACACCTCACAAACACCTAGAGAGGACAGCAGCTACAACATTCCTTCGCCGCCAGGGTTTGCACCCATTCTGTACGTGATTAGCGGATGCCTCGGTGGGATTTTGCTGGTCCTGATAGTGACAGCCATGGCCTGCAGTAAGAAATTGCATGATGCATGCTGCGGCGTTGTGATAGGCAGACGTAACGGTCCAGTAATCGAGCCCTCGTTTAGATCAAGCATCCACAGCAACAACGGACGCTACG AGTTAGCAACCGACACTGATACTATGTATATTGGAAGGCTTTCCAACAGTCACCATGACTACTATCTGGACTCCTCGGTAGTGGACAACCCATCCATGATCCCACAGACAGCACACGAAGACTGGaagcacaatgaaaaaaatcttCTCAGAGAGAGCAATCGCTACGCTGAGATGATCGGCCAGGGCAGGGGAGACAGCATCAGTACCACGGCCTTGGATATCCAGTCCACCGTCACCGTACCATCCTCCGTCCAGATGGACTCTGGTTTCAGGACATGCTCGGACATTGCGGAAGAGGACGGAGAAAGGGTATTGTCATTAGCCCTGACCGACATCGGTGAGAGTGTATAG